From Pedobacter indicus, a single genomic window includes:
- a CDS encoding TIGR01212 family radical SAM protein (This family includes YhcC from E. coli K-12, an uncharacterized radical SAM protein.), which produces MGTLLDSGHKPYNYYGSYLRDKYDGKRVFKIIVDGHFTCPNRDGSKGYGGCSYCNVDSFTPDTARKLPSIRQQVEEGIERAVKGYRAEKFIIYFQPNTNTYAPAHYLKSLYDEALSIAPENVVGLSVGTRPDCIDFEKIALLESYTDRYDVDLEMGMESIYNDTLNRINRGCSHEELESALNLVKNSPLDICVHTIFGFPWETKEMMLRYADEINRFPQIKFVKLHHLHIVEGSIMGVQYKREPFKVFSLEEYTDFLCEFIPLLRPDIVIQRLFGLADQELLIAPNWGKGKSAIQTYIDKELEKRGAVQGSKYQLVAI; this is translated from the coding sequence ATGGGTACATTATTAGATTCGGGTCATAAGCCGTATAATTACTATGGGTCATATCTTCGTGATAAATACGACGGAAAGCGCGTTTTCAAGATTATCGTAGATGGACACTTTACTTGTCCTAACCGGGATGGCAGTAAGGGGTATGGTGGATGCTCTTATTGTAATGTCGACTCATTCACACCCGATACAGCACGTAAATTACCCAGTATCCGTCAGCAAGTAGAAGAGGGTATCGAACGGGCAGTTAAAGGCTATCGCGCAGAGAAGTTTATTATCTACTTCCAACCTAACACCAATACCTATGCGCCCGCCCATTATCTAAAATCATTATATGACGAAGCTTTGAGCATAGCGCCGGAAAATGTAGTCGGACTCTCTGTCGGTACGCGACCTGATTGTATTGATTTTGAAAAAATTGCGCTGCTAGAGAGTTATACTGACCGTTATGATGTGGATCTGGAAATGGGAATGGAGTCGATCTACAATGATACTCTTAATCGGATTAATCGCGGTTGCTCGCACGAAGAATTGGAGTCTGCCCTTAACTTAGTAAAGAACAGCCCTCTTGATATTTGCGTACATACGATCTTCGGGTTCCCTTGGGAAACAAAAGAGATGATGCTCCGCTATGCGGATGAAATAAACCGCTTCCCGCAGATTAAATTTGTGAAATTACATCATCTACATATCGTTGAGGGGTCTATTATGGGCGTTCAGTACAAAAGGGAACCATTCAAAGTATTTAGTCTCGAAGAGTATACTGATTTCTTGTGTGAGTTTATTCCTCTTTTAAGACCGGATATCGTCATCCAGCGGCTGTTCGGATTAGCAGATCAGGAATTATTGATTGCTCCAAATTGGGGTAAGGGAAAGTCAGCAATCCAAACTTATATTGATAAAGAATTAGAAAAACGGGGAGCTGTACAAGGGTCAAAGTATCAGCTCGTTGCAATATAA